One genomic segment of Acidobacteriota bacterium includes these proteins:
- a CDS encoding glycosyltransferase has translation MAFTWVVMAIFFFRRREAGAEATPYADVTPFVSIIVPAFDEEASIERTIEALLQLDYPDYEVVIVNDGSRDGTTQAVRRHLNDSRVRLLDKRINEGKAMALNDAVPICRGEILVFLDADILTTPMLLHALVPHFLSPRVAAVTGNPRVLNRGSLLRDLQTLEFASIISVQRRAQRVWGRILTVSGAVFAVRRTALIKVGMFNPEMATEDIDLTWKLQRDLWDVRYEASAVAWMHVPPTLRELWKQRRRWARGLAQVLKRHWRVLFTWQERRMWPVYYEACLSILWAYTFLFVTLYWLVSWFVGYQPGGASPIPNLWGMMIATACITQLLTGVLMDKRYDDDLPHHFPVAIFYPLVYWILMTLITATYTIDALVRKPPKMQTWKIRRASE, from the coding sequence ATGGCGTTTACCTGGGTGGTGATGGCGATCTTCTTCTTTCGTCGCCGTGAGGCTGGAGCCGAGGCAACGCCGTACGCGGATGTGACCCCCTTCGTTTCAATCATCGTTCCGGCGTTCGACGAGGAGGCGTCGATCGAACGGACCATTGAAGCTCTCCTGCAGCTCGACTATCCCGACTACGAGGTGGTCATCGTCAACGACGGCTCCCGAGACGGCACAACCCAGGCCGTGCGGCGTCATCTGAACGATTCTCGTGTCCGCCTCCTCGACAAGCGGATCAACGAAGGGAAGGCGATGGCGCTCAACGACGCCGTTCCGATCTGTCGCGGCGAGATTCTTGTGTTTCTCGATGCCGACATTCTGACGACGCCAATGCTTCTTCATGCGCTGGTACCGCATTTTCTCTCGCCTCGCGTTGCAGCGGTGACAGGAAATCCGCGCGTACTCAATCGTGGCTCGCTGCTCCGCGACCTTCAGACTCTGGAGTTCGCGTCGATCATCTCCGTGCAGCGTCGCGCCCAGCGCGTGTGGGGTCGAATACTGACGGTTTCAGGGGCGGTTTTTGCGGTACGTCGAACTGCTCTGATCAAAGTCGGCATGTTCAACCCGGAGATGGCAACCGAAGACATCGATCTCACCTGGAAACTGCAGCGAGATCTCTGGGACGTTCGTTACGAAGCGAGTGCCGTGGCGTGGATGCATGTACCGCCGACACTTCGAGAGCTCTGGAAGCAGAGACGGCGCTGGGCACGCGGGCTCGCTCAGGTGCTGAAGCGTCACTGGCGAGTACTCTTCACCTGGCAAGAGCGGCGAATGTGGCCGGTGTATTACGAGGCTTGTCTGTCGATCCTCTGGGCTTACACGTTTCTATTCGTCACCCTCTATTGGCTCGTGAGCTGGTTCGTCGGCTATCAGCCGGGGGGAGCATCACCGATCCCGAACCTCTGGGGAATGATGATCGCGACCGCATGTATCACGCAGCTTCTCACCGGAGTGCTCATGGACAAGCGGTATGACGATGATCTCCCGCATCACTTTCCCGTGGCAATCTTCTACCCGCTCGTCTACTGGATCCTGATGACGCTCATCACCGCGACATACACGATCGACGCGCTGGTGCGAAAGCCGCCGAAGATGCAGACATGGAAGATAAGGAGGGCCTCCGAGTGA
- a CDS encoding tetratricopeptide repeat protein yields the protein MRLFALSCLMLLGAVSVTAQSPADLIQRGDEAARQDRHDAAIEAYEAAVELDPAIRPDLLLRIGRQQLWAGHTEEAAEILGSFVDLNPDHCAGRNDLGLALAWGNRLTEALEQYRFVAGRCPDQRMTALLRTALVLRWLDRPAEASDAYEQVSIEGNAADRREAETGLGFIALLLDRNRSAFRRFLELYDPSTTDGAAEGLAISNYRLGRVAAARGLIRAAEDRGDLSRDLLNLRQSVESFDRWQVRSDGTVFEDGDGTGYRGGKLGLSKGWDLRGRAELATGRSTLENGSDEIAGTWVELTGEHRWSDSGAARARLRRSSFDTGWDPWSGELHWIATPDDNHRFDVAVARLLVTDNLAAIENDLRGDFLSAGFDRDVGYRFTLSASGDLTRWSAGNERARIRASVAKIFDGVPRMTVSWPTMVQWYDEPFPFRLWSPEYYVETGPGVNVYRRWKQVWNVSAYGRTGVQKEEDQDWRVLGVARVAVERDLRDSWALRLSAGWSNSNAAGSGGFRRSSAQLELVRRF from the coding sequence GTGAGACTCTTCGCTCTTTCCTGTCTGATGCTTCTCGGGGCCGTGAGTGTGACTGCGCAATCACCGGCGGATCTGATCCAGCGTGGAGACGAGGCAGCAAGACAGGATCGTCATGATGCAGCGATCGAAGCGTACGAAGCGGCAGTGGAGCTCGACCCTGCAATCCGGCCAGACCTGCTGCTTCGAATCGGACGCCAGCAACTGTGGGCTGGCCATACGGAAGAGGCCGCCGAGATCCTGGGGTCGTTCGTCGATCTGAATCCGGACCACTGCGCCGGCCGCAACGACCTCGGGCTGGCTCTGGCCTGGGGCAACCGTCTCACCGAGGCACTCGAGCAGTACCGCTTCGTAGCCGGCCGCTGCCCTGACCAGAGGATGACGGCGCTCCTGCGAACAGCGCTCGTGCTCCGATGGCTCGACCGTCCGGCCGAGGCCTCGGATGCATATGAGCAGGTATCGATCGAAGGGAACGCCGCGGACAGGCGCGAAGCGGAGACGGGTCTGGGTTTCATCGCTCTGTTGCTCGACCGCAATCGATCAGCCTTCCGGCGCTTCCTCGAGCTGTACGATCCGTCCACAACTGATGGGGCAGCCGAAGGTCTGGCGATCTCCAACTACAGGCTTGGTAGAGTTGCGGCTGCGCGAGGACTGATCCGCGCGGCGGAAGATCGGGGCGATCTGTCGCGCGACCTGCTGAATCTCCGGCAGTCGGTGGAATCGTTCGATCGATGGCAGGTTCGGTCCGATGGGACCGTTTTCGAAGATGGTGACGGAACCGGTTATCGGGGGGGAAAGCTCGGGCTTTCGAAGGGGTGGGATCTGCGCGGACGGGCGGAGCTCGCCACCGGACGATCAACGCTGGAAAATGGTTCCGACGAGATCGCGGGTACGTGGGTGGAGCTGACGGGCGAGCACCGCTGGAGTGATTCCGGGGCCGCCCGAGCTCGTCTTCGCAGGTCGAGCTTCGATACCGGATGGGACCCCTGGAGCGGAGAGCTGCACTGGATTGCGACGCCCGACGACAATCATCGTTTCGACGTCGCGGTCGCACGTCTTCTCGTCACCGACAATCTCGCAGCGATCGAGAACGACCTGCGCGGGGATTTCCTCTCGGCCGGTTTCGACCGGGATGTCGGATACCGGTTCACTCTCTCGGCTTCCGGGGATCTCACCCGATGGTCCGCCGGAAACGAGCGGGCGAGGATCCGGGCCTCTGTCGCAAAAATTTTCGACGGCGTTCCGCGGATGACCGTCTCCTGGCCCACGATGGTCCAGTGGTACGACGAGCCGTTCCCCTTCAGGCTGTGGTCACCGGAGTATTACGTGGAGACCGGACCAGGGGTCAACGTCTATCGCCGATGGAAGCAGGTGTGGAATGTGAGCGCCTACGGTCGCACCGGCGTGCAAAAGGAGGAGGATCAGGACTGGAGGGTTCTCGGTGTGGCCCGTGTCGCGGTCGAGCGCGATCTGCGCGACTCGTGGGCACTGCGATTGAGCGCCGGCTGGTCGAACTCGAACGCTGCCGGGAGCGGAGGATTTCGCCGATCATCGGCTCAACTCGAGCTCGTTCGAAGATTCTGA
- a CDS encoding response regulator yields MTLSEKRPGTWRLVLALFLAAPTTAGAAEKPAALDPTGPIRQYVHQKWGQESKLPVTTLLSLAQTSDGYLWIGTEEGLVRFDGVTFETFTTGDSPGLAGNYINTLLVTREGSLLIGTGEGGFSLLDDGRFTAFGLAHGLLSEKVSALLEARDGTIWIGTGEGLQAWDRKTFRSFTGEHGLPSGKITALAEDRSGDLWVAAADKISRFDGRNFTTYEPAGGAPVKALLAVEDSLWIGTSGGGLVRLEDGNFHKFSTADGLSGDNVLSLAQGTGAIWIGTGGASLDRYAGGEFASFDSADGLVGENVWTILEDRDGSVWSGGAGGLNRFKTSTVLTYGTRDGLSHQVVLPILQTRSGDVWIGTAGGGLNRYRKGSFDTFTTREGLSGDIILSLWEEADGSLLVATVGGLDHFHDGRIDRYEHADQMFQAIPQSLHRDRDGALWIGTTDRGVIRIEDGEIALFTTREGIAGNSILDIHEDREGALWFASDGGGLTRYSEGRFSTITTREGLPTNVILSITEGSDGSLWLGSVGAGLIRIFDGAITSYGPREGFSEHTVYRALEDDLGRLWLSSTRGITAVEVSALDELAAGRIDSISPLRFDRDHGMKSSECNGGVDPAGWKMRDGTLWFPTMDGVAVIDPVTAVRRMVPPSPVVIERVVIEGAPVDPGEARLIERLAGKYDVEIAYTSPSLYDPEGVEFRYQLVGFDPGWIDAGARRAAYYTQLPPGNYHFRVAAVNGAGVVEMSGDPIELRIRPRLTQRPLFYIGLLLVAAAAVIAIYRYRLRAYEKRQSELVALIEERARAEEALRQSEQHFRSLIENASDIILALDLDGRILYASPSTARVLGYRPEQIVDRLLSDLVHPEDEAAAMVALREKTSSSSSVSVSFRLRHSDGSWRSLEAVARRLAETGAADSLVVNCRDVTDRNLLQSQLEQAHRLTSLGSLAATIAHEFNNVLMGVQPFTEIIQQKSTGDPLLQSAAKQISSAVDRGRRITGEVLRYARPSEATTAPFDVEAWLRNLEPELRALVGPDIELLISVDDAVSGITGDVLQLNQVMTNLVLNARQALGDSGRIEIDALSPRPGERYHFGVVDSPEQFVHLLVRDSGTGMSDEVRRRVFEPLFTTKRTGGTGLGLTVAHQVVQGHGGEIIAESTPGEGSVFHLFLPRSENAVAQFPEQETPLPESSGRALSGLRIVLVEDDESVRLGVESLLKSENMEVESVTTGRDALPAIAQFRPDLVILDLGLPDMDGIDVYRDINGRWPELPVIFSSGHGDQSRLEKCLDNPRVGFLLKPYDGERLFQEIRVRLG; encoded by the coding sequence ATGACTCTTTCTGAAAAGCGCCCTGGAACATGGAGGCTTGTTCTCGCGCTGTTCCTCGCTGCGCCTACGACTGCGGGCGCGGCTGAGAAGCCTGCGGCGCTCGATCCGACGGGGCCGATCCGCCAGTACGTCCACCAGAAGTGGGGACAGGAGTCGAAGCTGCCGGTGACAACTCTGCTCTCACTGGCTCAGACTTCGGACGGCTATCTCTGGATCGGCACTGAAGAGGGGCTGGTTCGGTTTGACGGAGTTACCTTTGAAACATTCACGACCGGCGACAGTCCAGGGCTGGCCGGAAACTACATCAACACACTCCTCGTGACCCGTGAGGGTTCGCTGCTGATCGGCACGGGCGAGGGTGGTTTCTCGCTCCTCGACGACGGACGATTCACTGCATTCGGACTCGCACACGGTCTGCTGAGCGAGAAGGTTTCGGCTCTTCTGGAGGCTCGGGACGGGACGATCTGGATCGGCACCGGGGAAGGGCTGCAGGCCTGGGACCGAAAGACCTTTCGCTCCTTCACGGGTGAGCACGGGCTTCCTTCAGGAAAAATCACTGCTCTCGCGGAGGATCGGTCCGGAGACCTGTGGGTCGCCGCCGCGGACAAGATTTCGCGCTTCGACGGCCGGAACTTCACGACCTACGAGCCCGCCGGGGGAGCCCCGGTCAAGGCGCTCCTGGCCGTCGAGGATTCTCTCTGGATCGGGACGAGCGGTGGAGGCCTCGTACGGCTCGAAGATGGCAACTTCCACAAGTTTTCCACAGCCGACGGGCTATCGGGTGACAACGTTCTCTCTCTCGCACAGGGAACCGGGGCAATCTGGATCGGGACAGGTGGGGCAAGCCTGGACCGATACGCCGGCGGAGAGTTCGCTTCATTCGATTCGGCTGATGGGCTCGTCGGCGAGAACGTCTGGACGATCCTGGAAGATCGCGACGGGAGCGTCTGGAGCGGAGGGGCCGGAGGGCTGAACCGGTTCAAGACCTCGACCGTCCTCACCTATGGTACGCGCGACGGGCTGTCCCATCAGGTCGTCCTCCCGATTCTGCAGACCAGATCCGGAGATGTCTGGATCGGCACCGCTGGCGGCGGACTCAATCGTTACAGGAAGGGTTCGTTCGACACCTTCACGACACGCGAGGGTCTGTCGGGTGACATCATTCTCTCGCTCTGGGAAGAGGCGGACGGAAGTCTGCTGGTTGCAACGGTCGGAGGGCTCGACCATTTCCACGACGGTCGTATCGACCGCTATGAACATGCAGATCAGATGTTTCAGGCGATCCCGCAGTCACTGCATCGGGATCGGGACGGCGCCCTCTGGATCGGGACGACCGACCGAGGAGTGATCCGGATCGAGGATGGCGAAATCGCTCTCTTCACCACACGGGAGGGAATCGCAGGGAACAGCATTCTCGATATCCATGAAGATCGTGAAGGAGCTCTCTGGTTCGCGAGCGATGGTGGGGGACTGACCCGGTACAGCGAAGGGAGGTTCAGTACCATCACCACCCGCGAGGGACTGCCGACGAATGTGATCCTTTCAATCACCGAAGGCTCCGACGGCTCCCTCTGGCTCGGCTCGGTGGGAGCGGGCCTGATCCGGATCTTCGACGGCGCGATCACGTCCTACGGGCCGCGGGAGGGGTTCTCCGAGCATACCGTGTATCGAGCTCTCGAGGACGATCTTGGTCGGCTCTGGCTGAGCTCCACCCGAGGGATTACAGCGGTGGAAGTGAGCGCTCTCGATGAGCTCGCTGCCGGTCGTATCGACTCGATCAGTCCGCTTCGATTCGACCGGGACCACGGTATGAAGAGCAGTGAGTGCAACGGCGGCGTGGATCCGGCGGGGTGGAAGATGCGTGACGGGACCCTCTGGTTTCCCACGATGGACGGCGTCGCGGTGATCGATCCCGTGACTGCCGTACGGCGCATGGTGCCCCCCTCACCTGTGGTGATCGAGCGGGTTGTGATCGAGGGAGCTCCCGTCGATCCGGGTGAAGCGCGACTGATCGAGCGTCTCGCCGGCAAGTACGACGTCGAGATCGCGTACACCAGTCCGAGCCTTTACGACCCCGAGGGCGTGGAGTTTCGCTACCAGCTCGTGGGATTCGACCCGGGATGGATCGACGCGGGAGCTCGACGGGCGGCGTATTACACGCAGCTTCCGCCAGGGAATTACCATTTCCGGGTCGCTGCCGTGAACGGGGCGGGAGTCGTGGAGATGTCCGGAGACCCGATCGAGCTTCGTATTCGTCCTCGTCTCACCCAGCGACCTCTTTTCTACATCGGACTGCTGCTGGTTGCCGCGGCGGCAGTCATCGCCATCTACCGCTATCGCCTTCGCGCTTACGAGAAGCGACAGTCGGAGCTGGTGGCTCTGATCGAGGAGCGGGCAAGAGCGGAAGAGGCACTGCGGCAGAGCGAACAGCACTTCCGCTCTCTGATCGAGAATGCCTCCGACATTATCCTTGCCCTCGACCTGGATGGGCGAATCCTCTACGCAAGTCCGTCCACCGCGCGAGTTCTCGGGTACCGTCCGGAGCAGATCGTGGATCGGCTGCTTTCGGATCTCGTGCATCCCGAGGACGAAGCTGCAGCGATGGTGGCACTGCGGGAGAAGACCAGCTCGAGCTCGTCGGTCTCCGTCTCGTTCCGCCTGCGGCATTCCGACGGCTCCTGGCGCTCTCTCGAGGCGGTCGCACGAAGACTGGCCGAGACTGGTGCAGCGGACTCACTCGTGGTGAACTGTCGCGACGTCACGGATCGAAATCTTCTGCAGTCTCAACTGGAGCAGGCACATCGACTGACGAGTCTCGGCAGCCTCGCTGCGACTATAGCTCACGAGTTCAATAATGTTCTGATGGGTGTTCAGCCGTTCACCGAGATCATTCAGCAGAAGAGCACCGGAGATCCTCTGCTTCAGAGCGCTGCAAAACAGATTTCCTCTGCGGTCGATCGTGGCAGGCGGATCACTGGCGAGGTCCTCCGTTACGCGAGACCTTCGGAAGCTACGACGGCACCGTTCGACGTAGAGGCCTGGCTCCGAAACCTCGAGCCGGAGCTTAGAGCGCTCGTCGGCCCCGACATTGAGCTTCTGATCAGCGTCGATGACGCCGTCTCCGGAATCACAGGTGACGTACTGCAACTGAACCAGGTGATGACGAACCTCGTTCTGAATGCACGGCAGGCACTGGGGGATTCCGGAAGAATCGAGATCGACGCTCTCTCTCCGCGCCCGGGCGAACGTTACCACTTCGGTGTCGTCGACTCACCGGAGCAGTTCGTCCATCTGCTCGTTCGGGATTCCGGCACCGGAATGTCCGATGAGGTGCGGCGGCGGGTTTTCGAGCCGCTCTTCACCACGAAACGAACTGGAGGTACGGGGCTCGGATTGACGGTCGCGCATCAGGTGGTTCAGGGGCACGGCGGCGAGATCATCGCCGAAAGCACACCGGGCGAAGGCTCCGTCTTTCACCTCTTCCTTCCACGTTCCGAGAATGCGGTCGCTCAATTCCCCGAACAGGAGACTCCTCTTCCCGAATCTTCTGGAAGAGCACTTTCCGGTCTTCGAATCGTGCTCGTCGAAGATGACGAAAGCGTTCGTCTCGGCGTCGAGTCACTCCTGAAGAGTGAGAACATGGAGGTGGAAAGCGTCACCACGGGTCGAGATGCACTTCCTGCCATCGCCCAATTTCGTCCCGATCTGGTCATCCTCGATCTCGGCCTGCCGGATATGGACGGCATCGACGTTTACAGGGACATCAACGGCCGATGGCCCGAGCTTCCGGTGATCTTCTCGTCTGGCCACGGCGATCAGTCCCGCCTGGAGAAGTGCCTGGACAACCCCAGGGTCGGATTTCTCCTCAAGCCGTACGACGGCGAACGGTTGTTTCAGGAGATTCGGGTCCGCCTCGGTTGA